In the genome of Calothrix sp. PCC 6303, the window AAAATATTTACAGCCATTGCGATCCCACTTCCACTCAAACCTACTAAAAACTCCCTCCGTCATTGCGTAAAGCCTAACGGCATACAAGAAACGCCAAGCGTGTCCAAAGGACTTGGAACGAAGCAATCTCGATATCTTCAACACCAACGAGTCAAAGCGATCGCCTGAATATTAAGCGACACCGTAATCAGTATATTGACGCTTGTATGGAGCTTGCAAACCCAAGACAATATCCTCTGGTGGTACTCCCATCACTACTAACTCCTCTGCGGGATTGCGATCGGTTAAATTCTGTTGTAGCCAGATTTTGCCATCCTTAATATCAAAATGCATCACGCATCGATAAATACGATTCAATCCTTGCCAACCGACATTCATCCATTGATAATGATTACGTTCTGTGTCTAAAATGAGTTGAACCTCGACATCGTTATCTGATATATCATCACTGGCATAGTTCGTCAAAAGTTTTGTAACATACTCTTGATATTTTGTTAGTTTATCCACTGTACAATCACCTCATCTATTGGATTGTAAACAATTAATAGTACCTGATACT includes:
- a CDS encoding XisI protein, with amino-acid sequence MDKLTKYQEYVTKLLTNYASDDISDNDVEVQLILDTERNHYQWMNVGWQGLNRIYRCVMHFDIKDGKIWLQQNLTDRNPAEELVVMGVPPEDIVLGLQAPYKRQYTDYGVA